In Fragaria vesca subsp. vesca linkage group LG1, FraVesHawaii_1.0, whole genome shotgun sequence, the sequence TCAGGCATTCAGGGATCAGAGAAGATATCGAAACTAATAACAACAACACCTTTTATGAGTGAATTCATATCAATATGCCTTGGTGTATAGTACATGACAATCACATTCACGTGTATGTGAATAAATGGACTAATTTAACGGAATGAACATTAACTTACATATCATGTTTCATTTTTCTTTTCTTTTTCCCGTCTGGTATAGATCTTCCCCTAGCTAGCTATACAAGCATATGATCATGTCATTCCACTATATGCATCGTTAATTGATGCATAGTAATTAAAGTTTATATAATTTGTTAAGCAAACTCAACACTAATACTAAAACATATATATGGCTTCAAATCTCAAAAGCTAACTCTTCTGTTCTCTGTTCTCTTTGTACTTAGTTTAGTTAGAAATCAATCGACATTAGTTGTGTGGTGACATGTAAATGATTTTGGTTTCGATCCTCTTTCATTTATATAAGTAGTGACTCGCATATGACATGCAATAATACAAATGTGGCTAGCTATTTATGATTCATTATATGTATAAACAATCAAACTAGTGTTGGATCATCAGATAGGCCCCGTCATAATTTTATATCATAGCCAACTAATTAATATGTTTGTTTCCTATAATTGTAATATAAATCAGATCTCCCTGCCGTCCAATCGTCCATGCATCCTCCACCTCTTTTGTCCTCATCCCAGTTTAGGAAATGAAGTGAAAAAGCAATTTACTCGACCTGGAAGGCTGGAACAATTCCCTTTCCAGCAAAAGAAATAACAAAGGAACATTTTCGTCTTTTTAATCCTCTAAAAATACAGTGGAACATCAATAATCGATATTTGGAGCAAAGCAAAATAACTCGTTCTGATATTCCATCTATCTTCTTTCATCATGATCAACTATTGACGGTCTGCGTTTTGGAAAGTACGTTGTGATCTTACTAATAATTTACATTGATGCTTGGTCATATATATTTGCTCAAAATTGCAGCAGTTCTCCTGCGTATATGAGTATATCATGTACATGAATCAATTATAGATTCTGTGAAGAAAGAAATAAGTTTCTTTTTGTGCTGAAGAATCAATTATATTAGATTTTATGACGATCTGATTCTTCGTACCTAGGAAAAAGGAAGAATCTCGATCGTAACCGTAGCAAGCTCTCAAATAATCAAGAATCCAACAGAAAAATAGAAAAAAAAAGATCTTCCCAGATTGACATTTGCTGTATACTATTCAACAGCAAAGATATGCAACATATATAATCATGTTGCCCTAATCTAGTTTAGTCTTACAAAAATATATCACCGAATGACTAAAAGCTGTTAAGCAGGAGGGGGTTTGCTTCTTCCCTAAGATTAGCTAGCAAGATTTGAGCCTAACATGTTTGCTTCATTAGCGGTACACACACTCTGAAGCATGACATGTTCCACATATCTTGTGTACAGAATTAAGTATAATATGGTTCATTTGATCGGTGGAATTTGAGAACTCGAACTTAATTAACTTGTGAAACGATTCTTAGTAACTATAGCTATATCGAATATATATGAGAAGTTCTGGAAGTTCAGGCAAGTGCGCATTTTGCCCTAACAGTATGAGAAGCCACTACTGTAACCAAAATCACATTTTCAACGAGATGCTAATGAAGTACGCATTAAACAATAATGAAATATTTCTCATCAAGCTCGACCTTGCATAGATCGACGGTCCCGGATTTTCCTGCGCAAACTAAGGTTGTATTGTAGTAATAATATATAGGGCGAATAACTAAGTAACAAATGGATATTCGTGATGAGACAATGAGACTTGTGCTAATTAAGTTCATGATTAATTAGTGGACTAAGTAAACAATCATATTTGTGAGACAATGTGGAGGTATATATCATCTTCTTGCCCCCACCCTCTGCAACAACACTATCAAAGATAGACGGTGATCGATTGCGATTAACCACTACAAGAATCGAACCCATATCAACTTTTAAAAGCTCATTTCTCTAAACCTTTTGATTTCAATATGGTTAATCGTATAATATCAAGACGTTTATGTTAAGAAGCATAAGAACAATGTGGCCTAATTGAAGTTTAACAATTAATGGTTTTCTACTAGAGCTAGTAGGCCTAGCTTCCACGATTAAAAAGGGTTTAAGTACTTCTATAATATTATAACTAATTAATGAGCAAAGTAAATTCATTATTCCCTGCTTTTGAGGCAAACCCTAATGAGAATGTCCGGGGCTCTGATCGAGCTAATAAAAGTGAAACACAGAATGGAAAGGTCACAGTCGTATCTGGCTATCTGCATTGCGATGTATATATTAGTGGTAATGCGTTTGTTAAAAGTTCATCGTAGACATTAGCAGTTCTTATAATGTGTAATAACACCATGTGATTTTTCAAGCAAGTTTGGTACAAAATCAGTTTCTGCTTGAGTGCTTGTGCTTTGGTTTAAGAAACAACAAATAATATTCTAACAAAGATTAAATATGAACGATCTCAAAGGGGACATCCGATAAAATTAGAACGACACAGAGATCATCAAACATAAACGTGAGTCCTCAAAATAATTAGATCATGATCAACACAAGTGACAAGTAACAACCAATTACTGACAGCAAAATTTCACAATACGCCACGATTAGGAACATGAAAGTTAGAGGTTAAGCTAATTAAAAAGTGGGGATTAAGAAAAGAGATTGGTCCTGCGCTCTTTAATCTGAGTCCGCAAGTTTTTTTTTTTGGTCGGGATTGTTCACTGATTATAATCAGTAAAGAAAAAGTAGGCTAAAGATTAGGACTTGAAAATATGTCCACGAACTCAAGATTGATAGAGAAATCATCATGAACATGACGACCCAGAAATAAAAAGAAGTATGCAAACATGACGAAGGCGCATCAAGAAAGGGGATATAGAGGCTCCCTTACTTTCACTTTCATAGCGAAAGTGAAGCCTTTTCATCACATCAAGTATAAACAAAGATCGTGGCACTCCTTTTTAGCTAGATTCATGATATTCTCTGTAACAGAGAAGATAATCCATTTGGTTAATTAAATTTGTAAAGGAAAGCTATATGTAAAGGGAGGTAAAGTGCTTCTAGCAAAGAGATGGTTCAGAGATATGAACCTCATACGGGCCCAAGTAAATTTTCAATGTGAATATTGAAGTCACAAAAGCTTGTTTAGAGTCCAAGTTACCTTTCCTTAGTTTGTCACAATGAATGCTTGCTCGTTTTATACAAATCTCATGCTTTTGTTTCCTCCCTCACACTAATGTTACAACATAATGGCATCAACCAGCTTAACTGCTTTGCCAATATCCAAGAGAGCCTGTACCTTGCATAATTTCAGCACAAAGCTCTCATAATGTATTCAAGAAGCTAATCCTGCGAGTTCAGATGAGATTCGTCACCAGCTGTTGTCATTACTGCAACAGTGAAGTCCTATGTAGACATGTTTGTTGAACCGGCTCTTCCACCACTAAGAAAGTTGAAAACCTGCTTCAGATTCCCTCTTGATGGCCTAGCATTTACTACATATTTGCAGACAGTAATGAGTCTTCTCCGCATTTCCAACTTAGTAATGCATGTCTCACTGAAGAAGTTTCCCCCATCGAAGGTTCCTATGAAAAGAAGGAGGTTTGGAATTATACTCTAGCAACAAAATAGCAGGATAGCAATCACAACACTAAAACTAAATGGTTCCTACCCCTTAAAAAGTTGCATTAGTCCATGGTTAGAAGCCACAGAAAAAGATATGCGTATAACTGGCATGCACAAAGGAGGAAGTTGCATAAGCAAAACGCCTCTTTGCACTTATGTACAAAGGAGATATGTTTGACATGTATAATCGTCACTGCAGTTATGTGCTGCTGCTCCTATTAATCTTCCACGAAATCGTGACAATATAAATACATGCAGACAAAGCACAAAGAGAAAATGGAAGGAAATAACCAATAAAAAGTACAAGGTATACCTTCATCATCAAATAAGGCTGTCAAGATTGCCAGACAGACGCATACGCTGATATCTTCGCCTAGAAACAAAGAATAGAACAAATTAGCTTACATTAATTCTATTAGCTTACATTACTCGAAATGTTATTCAAAGTGATAGTCAACTGCTGGGAAGTTTTTACCATTATCACAACAAATTAGAAGCGTCTTCCCTTGGCTGAGGTTCCACTTTGCAAAGTTCACTGCAGAAGGGAGATTATTTAACAAGGAGAAGCGATCAAACTTTGATGTCTGCCAAGAAACTCAGAGTTAGTGGACTATTACACTGTGACAAATTAGGTAATAGAAGGCGTGTCCTCTTATTTTTATAGACTCACCAGCATCGGAAGATGTAAATATGCTTTAGGATCAGCAGAGATAGACTCCTTATCACAGTTTAATATGCAGTCAACTTTAGATACTCCGGCTAAACAAATAAGGAAAAAACAAAAGGTCAGTAAGACGCATGAAGAACAAAAAAGAAAAATTCAATATATACTTGGATAAAGCTGCAGATGTAAGATATGTGAACTAGTAACAGAAGACCAATATGAGATGATATACGAACATATGACAAGAATGTCCTAGAATGAAGGGTCTAGTTGTAGGGACTTGAGTGTTTTATTTTGGATGCTAGCAAACAATATGAGTTCATAATGCGGCATACCATTTTGAGATGTGCCTACAGCAAGGTTAGTCGAACCAAGCCAAGATATAACAGAATCTTCATCAGACGAATTTCGATTGATATTCATGTTTGCAATATCCGTAGCTAACTGTGACTCATCATTATTCAAACAATGATCAGGTCTCGGTACCAAATTTGGGGCCTTAACAGTGACCTGAGGAGCATCCTGTCCCCTTCGAGCACGAGACACTCTATCCTTCTCAACTATATCAGCCACCATCTGATTACACATTTCAGGCCCTGCATTTATAATATCATAGGCACGATTCCAGAAAAGACTAGGTGTTAAACCTCTTGCCCAACTTTCTTCATCATCACCAGCTCCCGGTATATAATTCCAGCTAAATTCTGAACTAGTCCTGCATTGCACAACACCACTAGGGGATGAGGCCGAGACAAGAATGATAGGTGTGAAATCCCAGGACTCATGGTCTGGAACTTCATTCAACCATATTACAGTTTTCTGTGATATCCATAAAGGGCGTAAAGGCTTTTTCAAACAAGAAGCAAGAGAGCTAATATCAGCCCCACTCGCATCCAACTGTTGAGTCCATTCTTCTAATCGCTTCTCAATAGAAGCTCTCTCTGTTCCGGAAACCCAAAGCGGAAGATGCAAGGAACAATCCCAATCAACAGGCATCTGTCTTGTATCAACAGAATGTTTATCACAAGCACTCGACTCCTAAACAGAAAAATTAGAACAAAAAG encodes:
- the LOC101295160 gene encoding uncharacterized protein C3F10.06c-like, giving the protein MEDDENTHQLSIYRAARSIKRRDNTLYNALRSIYDDSVFVGEIFQLWPDLPLLANLRCGLWYSPTFHATCYFKSTDGHNNNWSFNTSRLNLHVAQLAGQKGGCFIVDATRRGKRFPDSMSKTIPIWACVLNRSIHNHRERMRQIALGESSACDKHSVDTRQMPVDWDCSLHLPLWVSGTERASIEKRLEEWTQQLDASGADISSLASCLKKPLRPLWISQKTVIWLNEVPDHESWDFTPIILVSASSPSGVVQCRTSSEFSWNYIPGAGDDEESWARGLTPSLFWNRAYDIINAGPEMCNQMVADIVEKDRVSRARRGQDAPQVTVKAPNLVPRPDHCLNNDESQLATDIANMNINRNSSDEDSVISWLGSTNLAVGTSQNAGVSKVDCILNCDKESISADPKAYLHLPMLTSKFDRFSLLNNLPSAVNFAKWNLSQGKTLLICCDNGEDISVCVCLAILTALFDDEVIRISFSVASNHGLMQLFKGNLRWGKLLQ